Genomic window (Saccharothrix australiensis):
GCGTGGATCGCGTGGTCGAGGAGGTTGACCGTGGTCTCGAACCCGGCGCTGATGGTCAGCAGCAGCGTGTCCAGCAGCTCCTGCTCGCCCAGCCGCGCGCCGTCCTCCCGCCGGGCGGCGATCAGGTCGCTGGTCAGGTCGTCGCCGGGCCGGTCGCGCTTCGCCGCGACCAGCTCCTTGAGCACCAGGTACAGCTCGCCGGACGCCGCGTGCACGCCCTCCGGGTCGGCGTCGAGGCTGAACACGGCCTCCACCAGCCGCCGCAGCTCCCGCCCCACCTCGGCGGGCACGCCGAACAGCCCGCCGATCACCCGGATCGGCAGCGGGTGGGCGAACTCGGCGCGCAGGTCCACCACCTGCCCGGCGGGCCGCGCGGCGAGCCGCGCGACCAGCTCGGCGGTGATCGCCTCGACCCTCGGCCGGGTCGCCTCGACGCGGCGCGGGGTGAACGCCTTCGCGACCAGGCCGCGCAGCCGGGCGTGGTCGTCACCGTAGGCGGTGAACATGTTCTTCATGGCCACCCACGGGACCAGCGGCCAGTCCGGCGGGATCTCGCCGTTGCGCCACTTCGGCCAGTGCCGGTTCGCGTCCTTGGAGACGTCCGGGTGCAGCAGCAGCTCCCGGACCGCGTCGTGGCCGGTGACCGCCCAGGCGTGCACACCGCCGGGCAGCTCGACCGGCGTGACCGGGCCGCGCGCCCGCAGCCGCGCCGCCTCGCCGAAGATGTCCGCGCCGGACGGGTCGATGACGTACCGGTCCACGGGCGCGGGTCCGGGCTCGGCCGCCACGTCGAGCACGGTCGGCCGGGGGCGTGGCGGTTCGCCGACCTCCACCAGGGCGGCGGTGAACCGGGAGCCCATGCCCAGGCCCACCACCATGATCGTGTCGCCGGGGCGCAGCGAGTCGTCGTGCAGCAGGTGGTCCAGGCCCAGGAGCTGGTCGCACGGCCCGACGTGGCCGAGTTCGCGCAGGAACGACCACGTGGTGCGGTCCAGCGCGACGCCGAGCGGTTCCAGCACGACCACTTGGAGCTGGGCCAGCCCCAGGCCGGTGACGACGAACCGGGTGATGTCCGGCAGCGCGGTGTTCGCCTCCTTCGCGGCCTGCTCGACCGCGCCGACCAGCGCCTCGCTCATCAGCGTCAGGTACGGCGCGAGCCCGGTGACCTCGATCGGCGTGCGGTCGCGGTGCCCGAGCGGGTCCGGGATCGTCGGCGTGGCCAGCACCTCCATC
Coding sequences:
- a CDS encoding cytochrome P450; amino-acid sequence: MIWDDVFIGGTGHYLPPRTPATDAVPDTETMRRLLALSDFTSFTSSEDVTEHAMAVRAAIGALRESGLTGADIGMAAYAQMDSQDHMASSCHLQRVLGLGHALVYEVEATSNGGSAALQSAAAHLVADRSATATLVTATSRFRPPRWERWQPTIGIFLADGAASAVLTREGGRARLVATANNSATQMEVLATPTIPDPLGHRDRTPIEVTGLAPYLTLMSEALVGAVEQAAKEANTALPDITRFVVTGLGLAQLQVVVLEPLGVALDRTTWSFLRELGHVGPCDQLLGLDHLLHDDSLRPGDTIMVVGLGMGSRFTAALVEVGEPPRPRPTVLDVAAEPGPAPVDRYVIDPSGADIFGEAARLRARGPVTPVELPGGVHAWAVTGHDAVRELLLHPDVSKDANRHWPKWRNGEIPPDWPLVPWVAMKNMFTAYGDDHARLRGLVAKAFTPRRVEATRPRVEAITAELVARLAARPAGQVVDLRAEFAHPLPIRVIGGLFGVPAEVGRELRRLVEAVFSLDADPEGVHAASGELYLVLKELVAAKRDRPGDDLTSDLIAARREDGARLGEQELLDTLLLTISAGFETTVNLLDHAIHALATHPSQLGLVVAGTASWDDVVDETLRRQAPVPNLPLRYAVRDVEVGGTRIARGDAILVSFGAAGRDPARHGPDAERFDVTRPSRRDHLAFGHGVHFCLGSPLARLEATTALPALFGRFPELRLAVPADGLAPLGSFFTNGHKALPVILED